A single window of Streptomyces aquilus DNA harbors:
- a CDS encoding DUF6292 family protein, with protein sequence MLLEPPGWPGRPEGLPHWPYVRAVDDALAARGIPPGSVHADCTTREYGGLTTYMWLTWDASRTRYRSSGIRLHWQERRGWFYALTCLNTREILLYAPLAPLRTVVPDPEHVTDVAEQLVRFRQIPDMEYRTEWERGEELRAAARDFRRAVLGLPPLAHPETPTGPGGRPDAEQEQGMRLTIDTLTDTYEQALAAVQAIYGHNEDAPHRRSPTDLGQALRPTMEEHER encoded by the coding sequence GTGCTGCTTGAGCCGCCCGGATGGCCAGGCCGACCCGAAGGACTGCCGCACTGGCCCTATGTGCGGGCCGTCGACGACGCGCTCGCTGCACGCGGCATCCCGCCCGGCTCGGTACACGCCGACTGCACCACCCGCGAGTACGGCGGCCTGACCACCTACATGTGGCTGACCTGGGACGCCAGCCGCACCCGCTACCGAAGCAGCGGCATCCGCCTGCACTGGCAGGAACGCCGCGGCTGGTTCTACGCCCTCACCTGCCTCAACACCCGGGAGATCCTTCTCTACGCGCCGCTCGCCCCGCTGCGCACCGTCGTCCCCGACCCGGAGCACGTCACGGACGTCGCCGAACAGCTGGTCCGCTTCCGCCAGATCCCCGACATGGAGTACCGCACGGAGTGGGAGCGAGGAGAGGAACTCCGGGCCGCCGCCCGCGACTTCCGCCGCGCCGTGCTTGGCCTGCCGCCACTCGCACACCCCGAGACGCCCACCGGCCCCGGCGGCAGACCGGACGCGGAGCAGGAGCAGGGCATGCGGCTGACGATCGACACCCTCACCGACACCTACGAACAGGCACTCGCCGCCGTGCAGGCCATCTACGGACACAACGAGGACGCCCCGCACCGCCGCTCACCGACCGACCTCGGGCAAGCACTCCGGCCGACCATGGAAGAACATGAGCGGTGA
- a CDS encoding DNA polymerase Y family protein yields the protein MTTSAVTPDQVSTIMHVRCPDGLPEPAYRQLLELMAELSPIVQALPPSAAVVELKGALRYHGTDARRLGEILRIRSLSRLGVDVRVGIGPTITVAATASAQVPSPGGILAVAPGEADDWLGPLPVEALHGIGPRQAAVLRDYGIHCVGLLAAVPPATVHRLLGGRAGRIAADRARGIDPRPVVPRALPPAASVRCRFERHVLDGATVRAALLELVVRLGRQLRRRDQVARALTLTLTFAGNTRWEKTRRLVEPSAHDDDLRTLAYQLMDAAGLQRGRLTGLSLRGEDLIGADQAAEQISLDDAREARLVAETVVDRVRDKFGAGVIGPAAVFRRAS from the coding sequence ATGACCACGAGCGCGGTGACACCGGACCAGGTGTCGACGATCATGCATGTGCGGTGCCCGGACGGGCTGCCAGAGCCCGCCTACCGGCAGCTACTGGAACTGATGGCGGAACTCTCGCCGATCGTCCAAGCCCTGCCGCCGAGCGCGGCTGTGGTGGAGTTGAAGGGGGCTTTGCGCTATCACGGCACCGATGCCCGCCGTCTGGGGGAGATCCTGCGGATCCGCTCCCTGTCCCGCCTCGGCGTCGACGTCCGTGTCGGTATCGGCCCCACGATCACGGTGGCGGCCACCGCCTCCGCCCAGGTCCCGTCTCCGGGCGGCATCCTCGCCGTCGCCCCGGGCGAGGCGGACGACTGGCTGGGGCCGCTGCCGGTGGAGGCCCTGCACGGCATCGGCCCGCGGCAGGCGGCGGTGCTGCGTGACTACGGCATCCACTGTGTCGGCCTGCTCGCGGCCGTCCCGCCCGCCACCGTGCACCGTCTGCTGGGCGGCCGCGCTGGCCGCATCGCCGCGGACCGTGCCCGCGGCATCGACCCGCGCCCCGTCGTCCCCCGCGCCCTGCCTCCGGCCGCCTCCGTGCGGTGTCGCTTCGAGCGGCACGTCCTGGACGGTGCCACCGTGCGTGCCGCCCTGCTCGAACTCGTCGTCCGGCTCGGACGCCAGCTGCGCCGTCGCGACCAGGTGGCCCGCGCCCTGACCCTCACCCTCACCTTCGCCGGCAACACCCGATGGGAGAAGACCCGGCGCCTGGTGGAGCCGTCCGCCCACGACGACGACCTGCGCACCCTCGCCTACCAGCTGATGGACGCCGCCGGCCTGCAACGCGGCAGGCTGACCGGACTGTCGCTCAGGGGTGAGGACCTCATCGGCGCGGACCAGGCCGCCGAGCAGATCAGCCTGGACGACGCCCGTGAAGCCCGCCTGGTCGCCGAAACCGTGGTCGACCGGGTTCGGGACAAGTTCGGTGCGGGCGTCATCGGCCCGGCCGCCGTCTTCCGCCGCGCCTCATGA
- a CDS encoding DUF6233 domain-containing protein, giving the protein MIVDTWSGVTALVVITVTSHTPRYRTQNRTREGTGKDHGPRIGNVFDDLPPDLERLHTLRVWHALWIERIDRKIEALRQREREQERGRRNRPAPPEWIVGLGIGAGHPPVQVHAGDCYAAGKRRRPVDRDEARRLLATGLPGCTHCQPDVQLHIIDLAARRPPGRAQQHRRTVWGILTPAWLEQSCHSAGYPAGRRLVFAAQNRTHDVDSPSPGLRTGPVRADLPRRPGRPVCRMPAQDTPLRQRRLPDFSRGGPAVV; this is encoded by the coding sequence ATGATCGTCGACACCTGGTCCGGTGTCACCGCGCTCGTGGTCATCACCGTCACCTCCCACACCCCACGTTATCGAACGCAAAATCGAACACGCGAGGGCACGGGGAAGGATCATGGGCCTAGAATCGGCAATGTGTTCGATGATCTGCCGCCCGACCTGGAGCGCCTTCACACCCTGCGGGTCTGGCATGCCCTGTGGATCGAGCGCATCGACCGCAAGATCGAAGCCCTCCGGCAGCGGGAACGCGAGCAGGAACGCGGCCGCCGCAACCGGCCCGCCCCGCCGGAGTGGATCGTCGGACTCGGCATCGGCGCGGGCCACCCGCCCGTCCAGGTCCACGCCGGCGACTGCTACGCGGCAGGCAAACGCCGCCGCCCTGTCGACCGCGACGAAGCCCGCCGCCTGCTCGCCACGGGCCTGCCCGGCTGCACCCACTGCCAGCCCGACGTCCAGCTCCACATCATCGACTTAGCCGCCCGCCGCCCGCCGGGCCGGGCGCAGCAACACCGACGCACGGTTTGGGGCATTCTGACACCGGCGTGGCTCGAACAGTCGTGTCATTCGGCCGGTTATCCTGCGGGAAGGCGGCTGGTCTTCGCCGCCCAGAACAGGACGCACGATGTCGACTCCCCCTCCCCCGGCCTCCGAACCGGACCCGTCCGCGCTGACCTGCCCCGGCGACCAGGTCGGCCTGTGTGCCGGATGCCAGCGCAAGACACACCGCTACGGCAACGGCGGCTGCCCGATTTCTCTCGGGGTGGACCGGCTGTGGTGTGA
- a CDS encoding tyrosine-type recombinase/integrase: MRAFPVVMPSGQRYWTVLDDHLEVVSLADQWLRHLRFGRDRAELTTKAYAGSVALYLRWSGSTGRAWAEAGRDLGLFMVWLKYTPAPRDGVVPVVRAGPGAVPVRGERRINRVLVAVRGLLSYAVSVSEAPRSVLGQIYELADSRDLPAEAQGEDGGLFYRLRPVHSLREPETTVDRAADAALVAMFVACRNARDRLIVLLVGRVGLRRGQVAGLRRSDVHLLPDSRALGCDYPGAHVHVRRRENVNGAWSKSRPAWVAPLDFLVVSAFDLYYDERHRLLGMGGSDFLLVNLFRAPLGEPMSPEAIGELLERLSGRAGLDRRVGAHMARRAFASNVTDAGGQPDEVQAVLGQKSLDSQAPYLFPDPKRVRAAIERVPSPRGMAGPEDSR; the protein is encoded by the coding sequence ATGCGAGCGTTTCCCGTGGTGATGCCGTCCGGGCAGAGGTACTGGACGGTCCTTGATGACCATTTGGAGGTCGTCTCTCTAGCTGATCAGTGGCTTCGGCATCTGAGGTTCGGCCGAGACCGGGCGGAGCTGACGACCAAGGCTTACGCCGGCAGTGTCGCGCTCTACCTGCGCTGGAGCGGATCGACGGGGCGGGCGTGGGCGGAGGCCGGGCGAGACCTCGGATTGTTCATGGTCTGGTTGAAGTACACCCCGGCCCCGCGGGACGGGGTGGTGCCGGTGGTGCGGGCCGGGCCCGGTGCCGTCCCGGTGCGCGGTGAGCGGCGGATCAACCGGGTGCTGGTCGCGGTGCGGGGTCTGCTGTCGTACGCGGTGTCAGTCAGTGAGGCACCGAGGTCGGTGCTCGGGCAGATCTACGAGCTTGCCGACAGCCGGGATCTTCCCGCGGAGGCACAGGGGGAAGACGGCGGCCTGTTCTACCGGCTGCGTCCGGTGCACTCGCTGCGCGAGCCGGAGACGACGGTGGACCGGGCCGCGGACGCCGCGCTGGTGGCGATGTTCGTCGCCTGCCGTAACGCGCGTGACCGGCTGATCGTCCTGCTGGTCGGCCGGGTCGGGCTTCGTCGCGGTCAGGTGGCGGGCCTGCGGCGCAGCGATGTCCATCTGCTGCCGGACTCCCGGGCGCTGGGCTGCGACTACCCGGGCGCTCACGTTCATGTGCGGCGGCGGGAGAACGTGAACGGGGCCTGGTCGAAGTCGCGGCCCGCGTGGGTGGCGCCGCTGGACTTCCTCGTGGTGTCCGCGTTCGACCTGTACTACGACGAGCGGCACCGGCTGCTCGGGATGGGCGGGAGCGACTTCCTGCTCGTGAACCTCTTCCGGGCGCCGCTGGGAGAGCCAATGTCGCCGGAGGCGATCGGCGAGCTCCTGGAACGGCTCAGCGGCCGGGCCGGACTGGACCGGCGGGTGGGCGCGCACATGGCGCGCCGGGCGTTCGCCTCCAACGTCACCGACGCCGGAGGCCAGCCGGACGAGGTGCAGGCGGTGCTCGGGCAGAAGAGCCTCGACTCACAGGCGCCGTACCTGTTCCCGGATCCGAAGCGGGTGCGGGCGGCGATCGAGCGGGTGCCATCGCCGCGTGGCATGGCCGGCCCGGAGGACAGCCGGTGA
- a CDS encoding tyrosine-type recombinase/integrase encodes MTAASAPALSEAEAPDEDQRVGELLRALDADFLALLGWDWNRRVITWPRRHPVIGLPDCPVPGCPLAITVLTRPMCGGCMERWRGSSLPLDEFLLVPKETSRGVGESLCVVGGCERPRDTVAGRLCQAHHAQHTNTSLSALSLEEFLTHPCVTGYASFGPCEVVACYLDRAGRQDPYCKAHVRRLYRARSAPGFDEAHWRRTDKAICTTREVSLRGLPDRLVAELLYGLWARTQEGMKARPECLRPLYDRLRAHQVQELQEVTDPAGHGHSSEQVTMIRAWQRALRLLNMTPEAERVKDVWDMAVFGYTGRISFAPVLQVPLREAMKVWVYDDLPRRRNKNAVQHARAIIAAIGMLSESLCLQREDRGAVPAAWGRGDIVAFTNRMGYFTSTGKISPARRLAFTRFVRRVLLRFRTLGLTARGQLLEGMPADFAVGPEDMPDEPEDTEAGRDLPDEVLRELCAHLDELEAQSSTEVRVATELLIDTGRRPDEINTLPFNCLEQDPDGSDVLVYDNHKAYRLGRRLPIGAETAAVIRRQQQRVRERFPTTAPARLRLLPRPKSNPEGTKPLVDVSGHHRAWVKSLPDILVPVVAADADTRVTRLVPFDKKRIFPYAYRHCYAQRHADAGVPVDVLKELMDHRLVSTTMGYYRVGDERRREAVDRVTALQFDRHGDRVWRTAKSLLDSEHVRRAIGEVAVPYGVCREPTNVAAGGHACPLRFRCLGCEHFSTDVSYLPDLQAHLADLLRSRERLMSAFEADDWARTQAMPSEEEIRRIRRLIERVQTDLDDLTPEDRAQIEQAVTVVRRSRTVMLGMPRVRQPLPDVRPARTPT; translated from the coding sequence GTGACGGCCGCCAGCGCCCCAGCCCTGTCCGAGGCCGAGGCGCCGGACGAAGACCAGCGGGTGGGGGAGCTCCTGCGCGCCCTCGATGCCGATTTCCTGGCCCTGTTGGGGTGGGACTGGAACCGTCGCGTGATCACCTGGCCGCGCCGGCATCCGGTGATCGGGCTGCCGGACTGCCCGGTGCCGGGCTGCCCCTTGGCGATCACCGTGCTGACGCGACCGATGTGTGGGGGCTGCATGGAGCGGTGGCGCGGTTCCAGCCTCCCGCTCGACGAGTTTCTGCTCGTGCCGAAGGAGACGAGCCGCGGAGTCGGCGAGAGCCTGTGCGTGGTCGGAGGCTGCGAGCGGCCCCGCGACACAGTCGCCGGCCGGCTGTGCCAGGCCCACCACGCCCAGCACACGAACACGAGCTTGAGCGCCTTGAGCCTGGAGGAGTTCCTTACCCATCCTTGCGTGACGGGGTACGCCTCGTTCGGGCCGTGCGAGGTGGTCGCCTGCTACCTCGACCGAGCCGGTCGCCAGGACCCGTACTGCAAAGCACACGTGCGCCGCCTCTACCGGGCACGGTCGGCGCCCGGGTTCGACGAGGCGCACTGGCGCCGGACGGACAAGGCGATCTGCACCACCCGCGAGGTCAGTCTGCGCGGCTTGCCGGACCGCCTGGTCGCCGAGCTCCTCTACGGGCTGTGGGCCCGTACCCAGGAAGGAATGAAGGCACGGCCCGAGTGCCTGCGCCCGCTCTACGACCGGCTGCGCGCCCATCAGGTGCAGGAGCTGCAGGAGGTGACGGACCCGGCCGGTCACGGGCACAGCAGCGAGCAGGTCACGATGATCCGGGCCTGGCAGCGGGCGCTGCGCCTGCTGAACATGACGCCGGAAGCCGAGCGCGTGAAGGACGTCTGGGACATGGCGGTCTTCGGCTACACCGGCCGCATCTCGTTCGCGCCCGTGCTGCAGGTGCCGCTGCGGGAGGCGATGAAGGTCTGGGTGTACGACGACCTTCCCCGGCGCCGGAACAAGAACGCCGTCCAGCACGCCCGCGCGATCATCGCGGCCATCGGCATGCTCTCGGAGAGCTTGTGCCTGCAGCGTGAGGACCGCGGCGCAGTGCCTGCGGCGTGGGGGCGCGGCGACATCGTCGCCTTCACCAACCGCATGGGCTACTTCACCTCGACCGGGAAGATCAGCCCAGCGCGGCGCCTGGCCTTCACGCGGTTCGTCCGCAGGGTCCTGCTCCGCTTCCGCACCCTCGGCCTCACCGCTCGCGGGCAGCTGCTGGAGGGCATGCCGGCCGACTTCGCGGTCGGGCCGGAGGACATGCCCGACGAGCCCGAGGACACCGAGGCCGGCCGCGACCTGCCCGACGAGGTGCTGCGCGAACTGTGCGCCCACCTCGACGAGCTGGAGGCCCAGAGCAGCACCGAGGTCCGCGTCGCCACCGAGCTGCTCATCGACACCGGGCGGCGCCCCGACGAGATCAACACTCTGCCGTTCAACTGCCTGGAACAGGACCCGGACGGCTCCGACGTCCTGGTCTACGACAACCACAAGGCCTACCGGCTCGGCCGACGGCTGCCGATCGGGGCCGAGACCGCCGCGGTCATCCGCCGCCAGCAGCAGCGCGTCCGCGAACGCTTCCCCACCACCGCCCCGGCCCGGCTGCGGCTCCTGCCGCGCCCCAAGTCCAACCCGGAGGGCACCAAGCCACTCGTCGACGTCTCCGGCCACCACCGGGCTTGGGTGAAGTCCCTGCCCGACATCCTCGTCCCCGTCGTCGCCGCCGACGCAGACACCCGAGTCACGCGGCTGGTGCCGTTCGACAAGAAGCGGATCTTCCCCTACGCCTACAGGCACTGCTACGCCCAGCGGCACGCCGACGCCGGCGTCCCGGTCGACGTCCTGAAAGAGCTGATGGACCACCGCCTGGTCAGCACCACCATGGGCTACTACCGCGTCGGCGACGAACGCCGCCGCGAAGCCGTCGACCGCGTCACCGCGCTGCAGTTCGACCGCCACGGCGACCGGGTGTGGCGCACGGCGAAGAGCCTGCTCGACTCCGAACACGTCCGCCGCGCGATCGGCGAGGTCGCCGTCCCCTACGGCGTGTGCCGCGAACCCACCAACGTCGCCGCCGGCGGCCACGCCTGCCCATTGCGCTTCCGCTGCCTGGGCTGCGAACACTTCTCCACCGACGTCTCCTACCTCCCCGACCTCCAGGCCCACCTCGCCGACCTGCTCCGCAGCCGCGAACGCCTCATGTCCGCCTTCGAAGCCGACGACTGGGCCCGGACCCAGGCCATGCCCTCCGAAGAAGAGATCCGCCGGATTCGCCGCCTGATCGAACGCGTCCAGACCGACCTCGACGACCTCACCCCCGAAGACCGCGCCCAGATCGAACAGGCCGTCACCGTCGTGCGCCGTAGCCGCACCGTGATGCTCGGCATGCCCCGAGTCCGCCAGCCCCTCCCCGACGTCCGACCGGCAAGGACCCCGACGTGA
- a CDS encoding PIN domain-containing protein yields the protein MDTNILRGFELQSPKAELLRAIKTADVGGVSVPWAALEELAGQRARTYHLAHEKAEAALRALAKSAPTGNSGVVAPLDHDRVLQYWRQRYLEIVDVIPTSANALEQATTREAAVLPPCKAVDIVNEEGKVIKTIKTGGRDTAIWLSAVEYATEHPQETVYFVSENIKDFGRGETYKYPMDRDVEKLGDRFVHLLKLEDILPQFSEEIDVPESDLDSALRGQGNLETIAFETRFGAPLRPSRHQTGWRRFRSTQLEEPTGAELPEGIAEVWLGNPNVSFASVRDAKAYRIGDHVWCTAWVTWLLSGHALLNRTLDIAEVGCAWETRVLVSLTDSTSKLDILRSSTPRAATAQEADNLPEVDPLILPDYIAELDDRIRRNRMSRNMRHYLGQASTAEEALDMMLGFARPSPLPLPTAEVEVWVEPDED from the coding sequence TTGGACACGAACATCCTGAGGGGCTTCGAGCTGCAGAGTCCCAAGGCCGAACTCCTTCGGGCCATCAAAACAGCGGACGTAGGAGGGGTGTCAGTCCCTTGGGCTGCTCTGGAGGAGCTGGCGGGGCAGCGCGCTCGGACTTACCACCTGGCTCATGAGAAAGCCGAAGCGGCCTTGCGGGCCCTCGCCAAGAGCGCACCGACCGGCAACTCCGGCGTCGTTGCACCCCTGGATCACGATCGGGTCCTTCAGTACTGGAGGCAGAGGTACCTGGAGATCGTCGACGTCATCCCGACGAGCGCAAACGCTCTCGAGCAGGCCACGACACGCGAAGCAGCCGTGCTTCCGCCATGCAAAGCGGTCGACATCGTGAACGAGGAAGGCAAGGTCATCAAGACGATCAAGACTGGTGGCCGTGACACCGCGATCTGGCTGTCGGCCGTGGAATACGCCACGGAGCATCCACAGGAGACGGTCTACTTCGTCAGCGAGAACATCAAGGATTTCGGCCGTGGCGAAACCTACAAGTACCCGATGGACAGGGATGTTGAGAAGCTCGGCGACCGCTTCGTACATCTGCTGAAGCTGGAGGACATCCTCCCGCAGTTCTCGGAAGAGATCGACGTTCCTGAGAGCGATCTCGATTCCGCTCTCAGGGGGCAAGGGAACCTGGAGACGATCGCCTTCGAGACGCGCTTCGGCGCGCCTCTGCGCCCCAGCCGCCACCAGACCGGGTGGCGTCGGTTCAGAAGCACTCAACTGGAAGAGCCGACGGGGGCGGAGCTTCCTGAGGGCATCGCGGAGGTGTGGCTCGGGAACCCGAACGTCTCGTTTGCCTCGGTCCGTGATGCGAAGGCATATCGCATTGGTGACCACGTCTGGTGCACAGCATGGGTCACGTGGTTGCTCAGCGGGCACGCTCTTCTCAACCGAACGCTCGACATCGCAGAAGTTGGGTGCGCCTGGGAGACACGAGTACTCGTCTCCCTGACGGACTCAACTTCGAAGCTCGACATCTTGCGGAGCAGCACACCACGAGCCGCGACCGCCCAGGAAGCCGACAACCTCCCCGAGGTGGACCCCCTCATCCTGCCGGACTACATCGCGGAGTTGGATGACCGGATCAGGCGAAACCGCATGAGTCGGAATATGCGGCACTACCTTGGCCAGGCCAGCACCGCGGAGGAAGCACTCGACATGATGCTGGGCTTCGCGCGTCCTAGCCCGCTGCCGCTGCCGACCGCAGAGGTCGAGGTCTGGGTCGAGCCCGACGAGGACTAG
- a CDS encoding IS5 family transposase codes for MAERQPYPSDLSDEAWELIRPVITAWKGQHRSVSGHQGRYEMREIVNAILYQARVGCQWRYLPHDFPPYTAVYYYFGLWRDDGTDQTIHDLLRWQVRESKGRREDPSAVVMDSQTVHASVNAPKETTGLDPGKKSRGRKRGIATDVLGLLIAVIVVAASVHDNAVGITLLDKVAADNPGVVKSWVDAGFKNAVIEHGRSLGIDVEVVSRDPQAKGFAPSPKRWIVEQTFGTLMLHRRLARDYETLPASSASWIRWSMTDVMTHRLTATTTPTWRDRRRPASPGPA; via the coding sequence GTGGCTGAGCGGCAGCCGTACCCGAGTGATCTGTCGGATGAGGCATGGGAGTTGATCCGGCCGGTCATCACGGCCTGGAAGGGACAGCACCGCTCGGTCAGCGGTCATCAGGGCCGATACGAGATGCGGGAGATCGTGAACGCGATCCTGTATCAGGCCCGGGTCGGCTGCCAGTGGCGTTACCTGCCGCACGACTTCCCGCCGTACACCGCGGTGTACTACTACTTCGGGCTGTGGCGCGATGACGGCACCGACCAGACCATCCACGATCTGCTGCGCTGGCAGGTCCGCGAGTCGAAGGGCCGGCGCGAGGACCCGTCCGCGGTCGTCATGGACTCCCAGACCGTGCACGCCTCGGTCAACGCCCCCAAGGAGACGACCGGGCTGGACCCGGGCAAGAAGAGCCGGGGCCGCAAGCGGGGCATCGCCACCGATGTACTCGGTCTGCTCATCGCCGTGATCGTGGTCGCCGCGAGCGTGCACGACAACGCCGTCGGAATCACGCTGCTGGACAAGGTGGCCGCCGACAACCCCGGCGTGGTGAAGAGCTGGGTCGATGCCGGGTTCAAGAACGCCGTCATCGAGCACGGCAGGTCGCTGGGCATCGACGTCGAGGTGGTATCGCGTGACCCGCAGGCGAAGGGGTTCGCCCCGTCACCGAAGCGGTGGATCGTCGAGCAGACCTTCGGCACACTCATGCTGCACCGCCGCCTGGCCCGCGACTACGAGACCCTGCCCGCCAGTTCCGCGTCCTGGATCCGCTGGTCGATGACCGACGTCATGACCCACCGGCTCACCGCCACGACCACTCCCACCTGGCGGGACCGCCGCCGACCCGCTTCCCCCGGACCGGCATGA
- a CDS encoding DUF6207 family protein, translating into MRQIKKQHLKEPGLAMVEIAAADTATALAVQATLAGRWATSVTNPYREPGEPGVRLTCYLDIRQDNDT; encoded by the coding sequence ATGAGGCAGATCAAGAAGCAGCACCTGAAAGAGCCCGGGCTCGCCATGGTGGAAATCGCGGCCGCGGACACGGCGACCGCACTCGCCGTCCAGGCCACGCTCGCCGGACGGTGGGCGACGTCAGTGACCAACCCCTACCGGGAACCCGGCGAACCCGGCGTGCGGCTGACCTGTTACCTCGACATCCGCCAGGACAACGACACCTAG
- a CDS encoding DUF6207 family protein, giving the protein MPYINQAHTALPGLAVVEIAAADDTTAFAIQELLAARCAPPGCLPGQWKHGDAVAVGRDTDSTGHRDRVAAHPRRGQVRYEIRRNPTHAAGSQLPCGFPGVDPVAATLTR; this is encoded by the coding sequence ATGCCGTACATCAACCAGGCACATACGGCGCTACCGGGCCTGGCCGTGGTGGAGATCGCGGCCGCCGATGACACGACCGCCTTCGCCATCCAAGAGCTGCTCGCCGCGCGGTGCGCCCCACCGGGGTGCTTGCCAGGTCAGTGGAAGCACGGCGACGCCGTCGCCGTAGGGCGGGACACCGATTCCACGGGTCACCGCGACCGCGTAGCTGCCCACCCACGCCGAGGACAGGTGCGTTACGAAATTCGAAGGAACCCCACCCATGCAGCCGGATCACAACTGCCCTGCGGTTTTCCGGGGGTTGACCCTGTTGCGGCGACTCTGACAAGATGA
- a CDS encoding Ku protein yields MPRTIWSGAISFGLVTVPVHVQSATEDHSIRFHQYHLEDMGRVRVKKVCELEDREVSQSEIGKGYEYAQDQEVVPITDEELRELPLPTAKAIEIEAFVPLDSIDPIRIAEGYYLAPDGQVAAKPYRLLVQALGRSSKVAVAKYAWSGRERLGLLRVRDDVIVLHAMRWPDEVRSPAELLPPPTEVSDDEIEGALALMESMSRDDLEGPEFADAYTDAMAKIIEAKREEKPLPEAPESGKPGKVLDLMAALTESVQKAKASRGEAGDADVHDLTQAKKTTRKKTAAKKTAATKSTAKKTAAKTAKKTTARKTAKKSAGRKPRSA; encoded by the coding sequence ATGCCCCGAACCATCTGGTCAGGTGCCATCAGCTTCGGTCTGGTGACCGTTCCTGTGCATGTTCAGTCCGCGACGGAAGATCACAGCATCCGCTTCCACCAGTACCACCTGGAGGACATGGGCCGGGTACGGGTGAAGAAGGTGTGCGAGCTGGAGGACCGTGAGGTCAGCCAGTCTGAGATCGGCAAGGGCTACGAGTACGCACAAGACCAAGAAGTCGTCCCGATCACCGATGAGGAGCTGCGTGAGCTTCCGCTGCCGACCGCGAAGGCCATCGAGATCGAGGCGTTCGTGCCGCTCGACAGCATCGACCCGATCCGCATCGCGGAGGGCTACTACCTGGCGCCGGACGGGCAGGTCGCGGCGAAGCCGTACCGGCTGCTGGTGCAGGCGCTCGGCCGGTCGTCGAAGGTGGCCGTCGCGAAGTACGCCTGGTCGGGCCGCGAGCGGCTGGGCCTGCTGCGGGTCCGGGACGATGTGATCGTGCTGCATGCGATGCGCTGGCCGGATGAGGTCCGCAGCCCGGCTGAGCTGCTGCCGCCGCCCACGGAGGTGTCCGACGACGAGATCGAGGGTGCGCTGGCGCTGATGGAGTCGATGAGCCGCGACGACCTCGAAGGCCCAGAGTTTGCGGACGCCTACACCGACGCCATGGCGAAGATCATCGAAGCGAAGCGCGAGGAGAAACCCCTTCCCGAGGCCCCGGAGTCGGGGAAGCCGGGCAAGGTACTGGACCTGATGGCTGCCCTGACGGAGTCCGTGCAGAAGGCCAAGGCCTCCCGCGGCGAGGCGGGCGACGCCGACGTCCACGATCTGACCCAGGCCAAGAAGACCACCAGGAAGAAGACCGCCGCGAAGAAGACGGCAGCCACGAAGAGCACGGCGAAGAAGACGGCAGCGAAGACCGCGAAGAAGACGACCGCCCGTAAGACTGCGAAGAAGAGCGCCGGCCGCAAGCCGCGCAGCGCCTGA